Proteins from a genomic interval of Diaminobutyricimonas aerilata:
- a CDS encoding SRPBCC family protein, producing the protein MSNAVEITAPEGQPFITIVREFDAPVAAVWRAHVEPDLVRRWLGPHGYETRIDTFEMRSGGRYRYVQIADGEEYAFNGVVHAADEHRRIVQTFEFEGMPDVVTLETAVFEELGGGRTRLTGTSAFPSVEARDGMLASGMETGVREGFERLDAILAEG; encoded by the coding sequence ATGAGCAACGCAGTAGAGATCACCGCCCCCGAGGGGCAGCCGTTCATCACCATCGTGCGGGAGTTCGACGCGCCGGTCGCCGCCGTGTGGCGCGCGCACGTCGAGCCCGACCTCGTGCGCCGGTGGCTCGGACCGCACGGCTACGAGACGAGGATCGACACCTTCGAAATGCGCAGCGGCGGTCGCTACCGCTACGTGCAGATCGCCGACGGCGAGGAGTACGCCTTCAACGGCGTCGTGCACGCCGCGGACGAACACCGCCGCATCGTGCAGACGTTCGAGTTCGAGGGGATGCCCGACGTCGTGACGCTCGAGACCGCCGTCTTCGAGGAACTCGGAGGCGGCCGCACCCGGCTCACCGGTACGAGCGCCTTCCCGTCGGTCGAGGCCCGTGACGGCATGCTCGCGAGCGGTATGGAGACGGGCGTCCGCGAGGGATTCGAACGGCTCGACGCGATCCTCGCCGAGGGGTGA
- a CDS encoding DUF4097 family beta strand repeat-containing protein, whose amino-acid sequence MTREKWLVDGPKVIDLELVRSLKVGLYGGQIDIVAHDEPGARVEIHHVSGKDLEVSIDGDVLGIDHPQLRWDNFLEVFATSRNTSRADVSIMVPRDTRLKLGVVGAEVLVSGLHADASLSTVSGDVVVDACSGSLQLNAVSGDLSVRDHTGTLTAHTVSGDLVASGAITRLTADTVGGDVFLDLPGEPDEVRVNTVSGDVTARLSPDHAVQYRFSTASGKLRLDNREVRGVRGSYAETYGTLEGSWLEFKVNTVSGAINVLHGVTA is encoded by the coding sequence ATGACGCGGGAGAAGTGGCTCGTCGACGGGCCGAAGGTGATCGACCTCGAGCTGGTTCGTTCGCTCAAGGTCGGGCTGTACGGCGGGCAGATCGACATCGTCGCCCATGACGAGCCGGGCGCCCGGGTCGAGATCCACCACGTCTCCGGCAAAGACCTCGAGGTCTCGATCGACGGCGACGTGCTCGGCATCGACCACCCGCAGCTGCGCTGGGACAACTTCCTCGAGGTCTTCGCGACGTCGCGCAACACCTCCCGCGCCGACGTGAGCATCATGGTGCCGCGCGACACCCGCCTCAAGCTCGGCGTCGTCGGGGCCGAAGTGCTCGTCTCGGGACTGCACGCCGACGCCTCCCTCAGCACCGTCTCGGGCGACGTCGTCGTCGACGCGTGCAGCGGGTCGCTGCAGCTCAACGCGGTCTCCGGCGACCTCTCCGTGCGAGACCACACCGGCACGCTCACCGCCCACACCGTGAGCGGCGACCTCGTCGCGAGCGGCGCCATCACCCGCCTCACCGCCGACACCGTCGGCGGTGACGTGTTCCTCGACCTCCCCGGCGAGCCGGATGAGGTGCGCGTCAACACCGTGAGCGGCGACGTGACCGCCCGGCTGTCGCCCGATCACGCCGTGCAGTACCGCTTCTCGACCGCGAGCGGCAAGCTGCGGCTCGACAACCGCGAGGTGCGCGGCGTGCGCGGAAGCTACGCCGAGACGTACGGCACGCTCGAGGGCAGCTGGCTCGAGTTCAAGGTGAACACCGTCTCCGGTGCCATCAACGTGCTGCACGGGGTGACGGCGTGA
- a CDS encoding PadR family transcriptional regulator, translating to MSPAVFGHGHLRLYLLSLLEERPRHGYELIQALGDRFGGTYVPSAGTIYPRLSKLEAEGLVTKQNDGRKTVYEITDAGRAELAARRHELDGIESEVTDSVRRLADEVRASVDGAMRSLRAELAAAARETRSATPPPPPPPAPHAAGASSSNTRLDSRLRLSEAEQAIAHFRQQLRSDLRGHAARGELSRETVDVLRTGLGDLRAAVTATLRVGSADGAPGAAAEHDVLDDDTGAA from the coding sequence GTGAGTCCCGCGGTCTTCGGCCACGGCCACCTCCGGCTCTACCTGCTGAGCCTGCTCGAGGAGCGTCCGCGCCACGGCTACGAACTCATCCAGGCCCTCGGCGACCGTTTCGGCGGCACGTATGTTCCGAGCGCCGGCACTATCTATCCGCGACTGTCGAAGCTCGAGGCGGAAGGCCTCGTGACCAAGCAGAACGACGGACGCAAGACCGTTTACGAGATCACGGATGCGGGGCGCGCCGAGCTCGCCGCCCGTCGCCATGAGCTCGACGGCATCGAGAGCGAGGTGACCGACTCGGTGCGGCGTCTCGCCGACGAGGTTCGCGCCTCGGTCGACGGGGCGATGCGTTCCCTGCGCGCCGAGCTCGCCGCCGCCGCGCGGGAGACGCGGTCGGCGACTCCGCCTCCACCTCCGCCGCCCGCCCCGCACGCCGCCGGCGCGAGCTCCTCGAACACGCGCCTCGACTCGCGCCTGCGACTGAGCGAGGCGGAGCAGGCGATCGCGCACTTCCGCCAGCAGCTGCGTTCCGACCTGCGCGGCCACGCCGCGCGCGGCGAGCTGAGCCGCGAGACGGTCGACGTGCTGCGCACCGGACTCGGCGATCTGCGCGCCGCGGTCACCGCGACGCTGCGCGTCGGGTCCGCCGACGGCGCGCCCGGTGCCGCGGCCGAACACGACGTGCTCGACGACGACACGGGCGCCGCGTGA
- a CDS encoding DUF1772 domain-containing protein — protein sequence MITEILAVAASVVSGLGAGVFLAFSSGVMPGLARTSDAVYVESMRGINRAVINGVFLGAIFGAVPLLVAAAVAAFAEGATAAGWLLTASGLVYLAGVLVVTGIRNVPLNERLERHRGTPRQAREDFERPWVRWNGLRTVAGVVATVLAVSALIAL from the coding sequence GTGATCACCGAGATCCTCGCGGTCGCCGCGTCCGTCGTGTCGGGCCTCGGAGCCGGCGTGTTCCTCGCGTTCTCGAGCGGGGTCATGCCGGGGCTGGCCCGCACGAGCGACGCGGTCTACGTGGAGTCGATGCGCGGGATCAACCGCGCCGTCATCAACGGGGTGTTCCTCGGCGCGATCTTCGGCGCCGTGCCGCTGCTCGTCGCGGCGGCCGTCGCCGCCTTCGCCGAGGGCGCGACCGCTGCGGGGTGGCTGCTCACCGCATCCGGTCTCGTCTATCTCGCGGGCGTGCTCGTCGTCACGGGCATCCGCAACGTGCCGCTCAACGAACGCCTGGAACGGCATCGCGGAACACCCCGCCAGGCGCGCGAGGATTTCGAGCGGCCGTGGGTGCGATGGAACGGGCTGCGCACGGTCGCCGGGGTCGTCGCAACCGTGCTCGCCGTGAGCGCGCTGATCGCGCTCTGA
- a CDS encoding APC family permease, with the protein MTDDVRSPKRWLLGDPLPSDKLEGQLLPKHLALPIFASDPLSSVAYAPQELLMILLLGGLAFLSFAPWVAAAVVLLLVVVVASYRQLIKAYPSGGGDYEVAHRNLGEKAGLVVASALLVDYIMTVAVSVASGVDNIISAIPGLAPARIEIAVLAVILLAAVNLRGVRESSKAFAVPTYLFIGSIAIMVVVALVRTALGDAPVAESAEFTVQAEQISQAAFVLLLLRAFSSGCSALTGVEAISNGVPAFRRPKVQNAQRTLVLMGGIAILLFSGLTAVALIANVHYAEEPCHLIGWEQCATEPQRSLIAQIASSVFGNNSVPFFIIQAATAAVLLLAANTAFNGFPLLGSVLATDRYAPKALSTRGDRLIFSNGVLLLALAAIVILVVYQADVTALIQLYIIGVFVSFTLGQTGMVRHWWRMLKNGCSDPGSVWRGLAINALGALMTASVLVIVTITKFTHGAWLIFVIMPILFLLMLGVNRYYRDVEREIEADPVTTFGSSGDHAIVLVGRVQKPVLKALDYAIAARHDSIEAVHVSIDDAESERLARQWDEQNIQVPLRIVPSPYRDISVPLIKYIKARREQHGSEVVTVYTPQYIVGHWWENLLHNHKARRIRHKLSLVHGVVIAVVPWLLDSSDLIYGRRSRPLPGQDRRGEPVRPVLRAPMPPARTPAGKTPAGKTPAGKAPARAGRGPGSDGRA; encoded by the coding sequence GTGACTGACGACGTCCGCTCACCGAAGCGGTGGCTCCTCGGCGATCCGCTGCCCTCCGACAAGCTCGAGGGGCAGCTCCTGCCGAAGCATCTGGCGCTCCCGATCTTCGCGAGCGACCCCCTCTCCTCGGTCGCCTATGCGCCGCAGGAACTGCTCATGATCCTGCTGCTGGGCGGCCTCGCGTTCCTCAGCTTCGCGCCGTGGGTCGCCGCGGCCGTCGTGCTGCTGCTGGTGGTGGTGGTCGCGTCGTACCGCCAGCTCATCAAGGCGTACCCGAGCGGAGGCGGCGACTACGAGGTCGCGCACCGCAACCTCGGCGAGAAGGCCGGTCTCGTGGTGGCGAGCGCGCTGCTCGTGGACTACATCATGACCGTCGCCGTCTCGGTCGCGAGCGGTGTGGACAACATCATCTCCGCGATCCCCGGCCTCGCCCCGGCGCGGATCGAGATCGCCGTGCTCGCCGTCATCCTGCTCGCTGCCGTCAACCTGCGCGGGGTGCGCGAGTCGAGCAAGGCGTTCGCCGTGCCGACCTACCTCTTCATCGGGTCGATCGCGATCATGGTCGTCGTGGCGCTCGTGCGCACCGCCCTCGGCGACGCCCCCGTCGCCGAGAGCGCCGAGTTCACCGTGCAAGCCGAGCAGATCTCGCAAGCCGCGTTCGTGCTGCTGCTGCTGCGCGCGTTCTCGAGCGGATGTTCGGCGCTGACGGGCGTCGAGGCGATCTCGAACGGCGTGCCGGCCTTCCGGCGACCGAAGGTGCAGAACGCGCAGCGCACCCTCGTGCTCATGGGCGGCATCGCGATCCTGCTCTTCTCGGGTCTCACCGCCGTGGCCCTCATCGCGAACGTGCACTACGCCGAGGAGCCGTGCCACCTGATCGGCTGGGAGCAGTGCGCGACCGAGCCGCAGCGCTCCCTCATCGCGCAGATCGCCTCGAGCGTGTTCGGCAACAACAGCGTGCCGTTCTTCATCATCCAGGCCGCGACCGCGGCGGTGCTGCTGCTTGCGGCGAACACGGCGTTCAACGGGTTCCCGCTGTTGGGTTCGGTGCTCGCCACCGACCGTTACGCCCCGAAGGCACTCTCCACCCGCGGCGACCGCCTCATCTTCTCGAACGGTGTGCTGCTGCTCGCCCTCGCGGCCATCGTCATCCTCGTCGTCTACCAGGCCGACGTGACCGCGCTCATCCAGCTCTACATCATCGGCGTCTTCGTCTCGTTCACCCTCGGCCAGACCGGCATGGTGCGGCACTGGTGGCGGATGCTGAAGAACGGATGCAGCGATCCCGGCTCGGTGTGGCGCGGCCTCGCCATCAACGCGCTCGGCGCGCTCATGACCGCGAGCGTGCTCGTCATCGTGACGATCACGAAGTTCACCCACGGGGCGTGGCTCATCTTCGTGATCATGCCGATCCTGTTCCTGCTCATGCTCGGGGTGAACCGCTACTACCGCGACGTGGAACGGGAGATCGAGGCCGACCCGGTGACGACGTTCGGCTCGTCGGGCGACCACGCGATCGTGCTCGTCGGACGCGTGCAGAAGCCGGTGCTGAAGGCCCTCGACTACGCGATCGCCGCCCGCCACGACTCCATCGAGGCCGTGCACGTGTCGATCGACGACGCCGAGAGCGAGCGGCTCGCCCGGCAGTGGGACGAGCAGAACATCCAGGTGCCGCTGCGGATCGTGCCGTCGCCGTATCGCGACATCAGCGTGCCGCTCATCAAGTACATCAAGGCGCGACGCGAGCAGCACGGCTCCGAAGTGGTGACCGTGTACACCCCGCAGTACATCGTGGGTCACTGGTGGGAGAACCTGCTGCACAACCACAAGGCCCGCCGCATCCGTCACAAGCTCTCGCTCGTGCACGGCGTCGTGATCGCGGTGGTGCCGTGGCTGCTCGATTCGAGCGACCTCATCTACGGTCGCCGGTCGCGACCGCTGCCGGGTCAGGACCGCCGCGGGGAGCCGGTGCGTCCGGTGCTCCGCGCGCCGATGCCGCCCGCCCGAACGCCGGCGGGCAAGACGCCGGCGGGCAAGACGCCGGCGGGTAAGGCTCCGGCGCGGGCGGGCCGCGGTCCGGGTTCCGACGGGCGCGCGTGA
- a CDS encoding FluC/FEX family fluoride channel, which yields MSVLAVFLGGMIGTALRLGGDALLPHEAHAFPWSTLAINVLGSFVLGMLVTRVWPVAPAWLRAGLGAGVLGSFTTFSAVIVSLLEMEGAGDALGALFYAVASVVLGLAAAAAGLAFGRRPMPGEGRA from the coding sequence GTGAGCGTACTCGCGGTGTTCCTCGGCGGGATGATCGGCACCGCGCTGCGTCTCGGCGGCGACGCGCTGCTCCCGCATGAGGCGCACGCATTCCCATGGTCGACGCTCGCGATCAACGTGCTCGGGTCGTTCGTGCTCGGGATGCTCGTCACGCGCGTGTGGCCGGTCGCGCCGGCGTGGCTGAGGGCGGGCCTCGGCGCGGGCGTGCTGGGGTCGTTCACCACGTTCTCCGCCGTCATCGTGTCGCTGCTCGAGATGGAGGGTGCGGGCGATGCGCTCGGCGCCCTGTTCTACGCGGTCGCGTCGGTCGTGCTCGGGCTCGCGGCGGCGGCCGCGGGGCTCGCGTTCGGGCGCCGTCCGATGCCGGGGGAGGGTCGCGCGTGA
- a CDS encoding fluoride efflux transporter FluC → MTAWAAVAAVLAGGVAAVIRYGVTLAFAGRFLPWAVLVVNVVGSALGGAVVALSSMGGMDAGLRLVVLGGVAGGLTTFSTWSVETVQLARSGRYWIAVGNVAVNLAAGLTAASVAWNVTTAILLFPMGRA, encoded by the coding sequence GTGACGGCGTGGGCGGCGGTCGCCGCGGTGCTCGCGGGCGGCGTGGCGGCGGTCATCCGCTACGGCGTGACGCTCGCGTTCGCCGGGCGGTTCCTGCCCTGGGCGGTGCTCGTCGTCAACGTCGTCGGGTCGGCGCTCGGCGGCGCGGTGGTCGCGCTGAGCTCGATGGGCGGGATGGACGCGGGCCTGCGGCTGGTGGTGCTCGGCGGCGTCGCCGGCGGACTCACGACGTTCAGCACGTGGTCGGTCGAGACCGTGCAGCTCGCCCGCTCGGGGCGCTACTGGATCGCCGTCGGCAACGTCGCGGTGAACCTGGCGGCGGGCCTCACGGCCGCGTCCGTGGCGTGGAACGTGACGACCGCGATCCTGCTGTTCCCGATGGGGCGCGCCTGA
- a CDS encoding carbohydrate ABC transporter permease — MTATAAPRASAPPASASRPPRRRRVGTGRLASQSLLYALLVVIAVIYIAPFLINLATSVKTDAEAASDPLSLIPATWSTAAYERLFLRSDFPTWFRNSVVVTIFVTAGRVFFDSLAGYALARLRFRGRTVVFALLVAVMAVPNVVLLIPKFLVVNQLGIYDSFAGLIIPLLADAAGVFIMKNFFESIPASVEEQARIDGAGTFRVFWSVVLPMARPALITIVILSFQGSWNELAHFIVAAQSPELTTLTKGVAQLSSGQLSQGSQFPLKLAAGAIMTIPVALVFFIFQRRIMNASVGAVKE; from the coding sequence ATGACCGCGACCGCCGCGCCCCGCGCATCCGCCCCGCCCGCATCCGCCTCACGTCCCCCGCGCCGCCGTCGCGTCGGCACCGGACGCCTCGCGTCGCAGTCGCTGCTCTACGCGCTGCTCGTGGTGATCGCGGTCATCTACATCGCCCCGTTCCTCATCAACCTCGCGACGTCGGTGAAGACGGATGCGGAGGCCGCGTCGGACCCGCTGTCGCTCATCCCCGCCACCTGGTCGACCGCCGCCTACGAGCGGCTGTTCCTGCGGTCGGACTTCCCGACGTGGTTCCGCAACTCGGTCGTCGTGACGATCTTCGTCACCGCCGGCCGCGTGTTCTTCGACTCGCTCGCCGGCTACGCGCTCGCCCGCCTGCGCTTCCGCGGGCGCACGGTGGTGTTCGCGCTGCTCGTGGCCGTGATGGCGGTGCCGAACGTCGTGCTGCTCATCCCGAAGTTCCTCGTGGTCAACCAGCTCGGCATCTACGACTCGTTCGCGGGGCTCATCATCCCGCTGCTGGCGGATGCGGCCGGCGTGTTCATCATGAAGAACTTCTTCGAGTCGATCCCGGCGAGTGTGGAGGAGCAGGCGCGCATCGACGGCGCCGGCACGTTCCGCGTTTTCTGGTCGGTGGTGCTGCCGATGGCGCGGCCCGCGCTCATCACGATCGTCATCCTGTCGTTCCAGGGGTCGTGGAACGAGCTCGCGCACTTCATCGTCGCGGCGCAGAGTCCGGAGCTCACGACGCTCACGAAGGGCGTCGCGCAGCTCTCGAGCGGGCAGCTCAGCCAGGGCAGCCAGTTCCCGCTCAAGCTCGCGGCGGGCGCGATCATGACCATCCCGGTGGCGCTCGTGTTCTTCATCTTCCAGCGCCGCATCATGAACGCGAGCGTCGGAGCCGTGAAGGAGTAG